A region of Oxyura jamaicensis isolate SHBP4307 breed ruddy duck chromosome 9, BPBGC_Ojam_1.0, whole genome shotgun sequence DNA encodes the following proteins:
- the A4GNT gene encoding alpha-1,4-N-acetylglucosaminyltransferase isoform X1, which produces MLQTVCVSSSRSWASRKPDGQKTSWKCGFVRTIIQHTCPRHNPRGQRKARMLKKIYICLCFFFVSGILYEISLLSGCFFSCMPMPKHFLTPEQVLNLGKSIIFLETTERLEPPPLVSCSVESAARIYQDRPVILFMKGLTNDTVLDSNSSYAAFSLLSSMKNVFLFPLQMETVFQETPLLQWYNEVDPEEEKNWVHVSSDASRLALIWKYGGIYMDTDVISIRPIPEGSFLAAQKSRFSSNGIFGFPAHHKFIWDCMENFVLKYNGNIWGNQGPFLMTRMLKTICNLTDFEGIEDHSCQNISFLNPQRFYPIPYPAWSRYYDVWDKNPDFNHSYALHLWNFMNRNRKAVVAGSNTLAEKLYKTYCPTTYEDLIKNAELRDFSSYEDSV; this is translated from the exons CATACATGTCCGAGGCACAACCCCAGAGgccaaaggaaagcaagaatGTTGAAGAAGATCTACATATGCCTCTGCTTCTTCTTTGTCTCGGGTATTTTGTACGAGATCTCCTTGCTGTCCGGCTGCTTCTTCTCCTGTATGCCTATGCCCAAGCACTTCCTGACACCTGAGCAGGTCCTGAACCTGGGAAAAAGCATCATCTTCTTGGAGACGACAGAGCGCCTCGAGCCACCCCCTCTGGTCTCCTGCTCTGTGGAGTCTGCTGCCAGGATTTACCAGGACCGGCCCGTCATCCTCTTCATGAAGGGGCTCACGAACGACACGGTGTTGGACTCAAACTCCAGCTATGCAGCCTTCTCGCTTTTATCTTCTATGAAGAAcgtcttccttttccctctccagaTGGAAACCGTCTTCCAGGAGACCCCCCTGCTGCAGTGGTACAACGAG GTAGAtccagaggaggagaagaacTGGGTCCACGTCAGCTCTGATGCCAGCAGACTGGCTCTCATTTGGAAGTACGGGGGCATCTACATGGACACGGATGTCATCTCCATCAGGCCCATCCCCGAGGGGAGCTTCTTGGCAGCACAGAAGTCACGGTTCTCCAGCAACGGGATCTTTGGCTTCCCTGCCCACCACAAATTTATTTGGGACTGCATGGAGAACTTTGTTCTCAAGTACAATGGGAACATCTGGGGGAACCAGGGCCCCTTCTTAATGACAAGGATGCTCAAAACCATCTGCAATCTCACCGATTTTGAAGGCATTGAGGACCACAGCTGCCAGAACATCTCCTTCCTAAACCCACAGCGTTTCTACCCCATCCCGTACCCAGCCTGGAGCCGGTACTACGACGTATGGGACAAAAACCCCGATTTCAACCACTCCTACGCGCTGCACTTGTGGAACTTCATGAACCGCAACCGGAAGGCTGTGGTCGCTGGCAGCAACACGCTGGCCGAAAAACTGTACAAAACTTACTGCCCCACCACGTATGAGGACCTGATCAAAAACGCAGAGCTGAGGGACTTCTCAAGCTACGAGGACTCTGTGTGA
- the A4GNT gene encoding alpha-1,4-N-acetylglucosaminyltransferase isoform X2, translating into MLQTVCVSSSRSWASRKPDGQKTSWKCGFVRTIIQHTCPRHNPRGQRKARMLKKIYICLCFFFVSGILYEISLLSGCFFSCMPMPKHFLTPEQVLNLGKSIIFLETTERLEPPPLVSCSVESAARIYQDRPVILFMKGLTNDTMETVFQETPLLQWYNEVDPEEEKNWVHVSSDASRLALIWKYGGIYMDTDVISIRPIPEGSFLAAQKSRFSSNGIFGFPAHHKFIWDCMENFVLKYNGNIWGNQGPFLMTRMLKTICNLTDFEGIEDHSCQNISFLNPQRFYPIPYPAWSRYYDVWDKNPDFNHSYALHLWNFMNRNRKAVVAGSNTLAEKLYKTYCPTTYEDLIKNAELRDFSSYEDSV; encoded by the exons CATACATGTCCGAGGCACAACCCCAGAGgccaaaggaaagcaagaatGTTGAAGAAGATCTACATATGCCTCTGCTTCTTCTTTGTCTCGGGTATTTTGTACGAGATCTCCTTGCTGTCCGGCTGCTTCTTCTCCTGTATGCCTATGCCCAAGCACTTCCTGACACCTGAGCAGGTCCTGAACCTGGGAAAAAGCATCATCTTCTTGGAGACGACAGAGCGCCTCGAGCCACCCCCTCTGGTCTCCTGCTCTGTGGAGTCTGCTGCCAGGATTTACCAGGACCGGCCCGTCATCCTCTTCATGAAGGGGCTCACGAACGACACG aTGGAAACCGTCTTCCAGGAGACCCCCCTGCTGCAGTGGTACAACGAG GTAGAtccagaggaggagaagaacTGGGTCCACGTCAGCTCTGATGCCAGCAGACTGGCTCTCATTTGGAAGTACGGGGGCATCTACATGGACACGGATGTCATCTCCATCAGGCCCATCCCCGAGGGGAGCTTCTTGGCAGCACAGAAGTCACGGTTCTCCAGCAACGGGATCTTTGGCTTCCCTGCCCACCACAAATTTATTTGGGACTGCATGGAGAACTTTGTTCTCAAGTACAATGGGAACATCTGGGGGAACCAGGGCCCCTTCTTAATGACAAGGATGCTCAAAACCATCTGCAATCTCACCGATTTTGAAGGCATTGAGGACCACAGCTGCCAGAACATCTCCTTCCTAAACCCACAGCGTTTCTACCCCATCCCGTACCCAGCCTGGAGCCGGTACTACGACGTATGGGACAAAAACCCCGATTTCAACCACTCCTACGCGCTGCACTTGTGGAACTTCATGAACCGCAACCGGAAGGCTGTGGTCGCTGGCAGCAACACGCTGGCCGAAAAACTGTACAAAACTTACTGCCCCACCACGTATGAGGACCTGATCAAAAACGCAGAGCTGAGGGACTTCTCAAGCTACGAGGACTCTGTGTGA
- the DZIP1L gene encoding zinc finger protein DZIP1L isoform X1, which translates to MQHTQQCLAPIPPENRSLAKAVDSSCGEGEKKKVLCLLPALFHRHFQPVHGAVGMLGTVPGFTVPTHVPCFHFQPRRAGVDWRRFSAVDVERVAREVDVATLQEHITSVTFCNLDGEQCPHCGQPADPVLLKVLKMAQLSIEYLLHCQEHLGNSLATHAQRLQATRAELARAQDLVSEQAAQLQGAKEENRRWKKLMATQQLLLQAGPSSYCKCYLCDKAFVSDVFLRAHVQRRHAEATEAGFAERQKVKRVEQMEQEVEELKEKLRETQQQLAAEREAEKLHREQEKERAHQREEESRRDLERWKEEERTKLHAEMDGLRQLFLGELKDVASRSSAMEGKLQELQAREAAVSRLGTLQDDDSEEMQWQTPSRTEQERTAVQTKLLSANKPEVTRQVTKVLAAEESSEEGGEEDALGGRQRLLEALRRNPNLLKKFRPILEEALEEKLESMGITRVVTGISTQTYQHLRAVVRLQQQQRAVKFPGLLHLRSELIQAVMKKVKQRKKPGIAAPRQLSIIPGTAVSTREKPVERRLVATTRRPAGGVSSSQP; encoded by the exons ATGCAGCACACCCAGCAATGCCTTGCCCCCATCCCGCCCGAAAATAGG agtttggCAAAAGCAGTAGATAGCAGCTGcggagagggagaaaagaagaaggtTTTGTGCTTGCTCCCAG ccctttTCCACAGGCATTTCCAGCCTGTACACGGGGCCGTGGGGATGCTGGGCACGGTCCCAGGGTTCACTGTCCCAACCCACGTCCCCTGCTTCCACTTCCAGCCCCGCCGGGCTGGCGTGGACTGGCGTCGCTTCAGCGCCGTGGACGTGGAGCGGGTGGCCCGGGAGGTGGATGTGGCCACGCTCCAGGAGCACATCACCAGTGTCACCTTCTGCAACCTGGACGGGGAGCAGTGCCCCCACTGTGGGCAGCCGGCGgaccctgtgctgctgaaggtGCTCAAGATGGCCCAGCTGAGCATCGAGTACCTGCTGCACTGTCAGGAGCACCTGGGGAACAGCCTGGCCACGCACGCCCAGCGCCTCCAAGCCACCCGCGCTGAGCTGGCCCGAGCCCAAGACCTGGTGTCGGAGCAGGCAGCGCAGCTCCAGGGAGCCAAGGAGGAGaacaggaggtggaagaagCTGATGgccacccagcagctcctcctgcaagCCGGCCCCAGCAGCTACTGCAAG tgcTACCTCTGTGACAAAGCCTTCGTGAGCGACGTCTTCCTGCGAGCCCACGTGCAGCGCCGGCACGCGGAGGCCACCGAAGCAG GCTTTGCAGAAAGGCAGAAGGTGAAGCGGGTGGAGCAAATGGAGCAGGAGGTTGAGGAGCTGAAGGAGAAGCTGCGTgagacacagcagcagctggcagcagagagggaggcGGAGAAGCTGCACAGGGAGCAG gaaaaagagagagctcACCAGCGagaagaggagagcaggagagatTTGGAAAGGtggaaagaggaggagaggacGAAGCTGCACGCAGAGATGGATGGCCTGAGGCAGCTCTTCCTTGGGGAGCTGAAGGATGTtgccagcaggagcagtgcAATGGAAGGG aaactgcaggagctgcaggccagAGAGGCAGCAGTGTCCAGGCTGGGGACCCTGCAGGACGATGACTCCGAGGAGATGCAGTGGCAGACACCAAGCCGGACAGAGCAGGAGAGGACAGCAGTGCAG ACCAAGCTGCTGTCTGCAAACAAGCCTGAAG TGACCCGGCAGGTGACCAAAGTGCTGGCTGCTGAAGAATCCTCAGAAGAAGGTGG GGAGGAGGATGCCCTGGGTGGGAGGCAGAGGCTGTTGGAAGCCCTGAGGAGAAACCCAAACCTCCTGAAGAAGTTTCGGCCCATCCTGGAGGAAGCGCTGGAGGAAAAACTGGAGAGCATGGGCATCACGAGG GTGGTGACCGGGATCTCCACTCAGACCTACCAGCACCTCCGGGCCGTGGTcaggcttcagcagcagcagagggctgTGAAATTTCCTGGTCTCCTCCACCTAAGGAGTGAGCTGATCCAAGCGGTGATGAAGAAAGTCAAGCAACGCAAGAAGCCTGGCATTGCTGCCCCTCGGCAGCTCTCCATCATCCCAG GGACAGCCGTGTCCACAAGGGAGAAGCCCGTGGAGAGACGCCTGGTTGCAACCACACGGAGACCAGCTGGTGGGGTcagctcctcccagccctga
- the DZIP1L gene encoding zinc finger protein DZIP1L isoform X2, whose product MLGTVPGFTVPTHVPCFHFQPRRAGVDWRRFSAVDVERVAREVDVATLQEHITSVTFCNLDGEQCPHCGQPADPVLLKVLKMAQLSIEYLLHCQEHLGNSLATHAQRLQATRAELARAQDLVSEQAAQLQGAKEENRRWKKLMATQQLLLQAGPSSYCKCYLCDKAFVSDVFLRAHVQRRHAEATEAGFAERQKVKRVEQMEQEVEELKEKLRETQQQLAAEREAEKLHREQEKERAHQREEESRRDLERWKEEERTKLHAEMDGLRQLFLGELKDVASRSSAMEGKLQELQAREAAVSRLGTLQDDDSEEMQWQTPSRTEQERTAVQTKLLSANKPEVTRQVTKVLAAEESSEEGGEEDALGGRQRLLEALRRNPNLLKKFRPILEEALEEKLESMGITRVVTGISTQTYQHLRAVVRLQQQQRAVKFPGLLHLRSELIQAVMKKVKQRKKPGIAAPRQLSIIPGTAVSTREKPVERRLVATTRRPAGGVSSSQP is encoded by the exons ATGCTGGGCACGGTCCCAGGGTTCACTGTCCCAACCCACGTCCCCTGCTTCCACTTCCAGCCCCGCCGGGCTGGCGTGGACTGGCGTCGCTTCAGCGCCGTGGACGTGGAGCGGGTGGCCCGGGAGGTGGATGTGGCCACGCTCCAGGAGCACATCACCAGTGTCACCTTCTGCAACCTGGACGGGGAGCAGTGCCCCCACTGTGGGCAGCCGGCGgaccctgtgctgctgaaggtGCTCAAGATGGCCCAGCTGAGCATCGAGTACCTGCTGCACTGTCAGGAGCACCTGGGGAACAGCCTGGCCACGCACGCCCAGCGCCTCCAAGCCACCCGCGCTGAGCTGGCCCGAGCCCAAGACCTGGTGTCGGAGCAGGCAGCGCAGCTCCAGGGAGCCAAGGAGGAGaacaggaggtggaagaagCTGATGgccacccagcagctcctcctgcaagCCGGCCCCAGCAGCTACTGCAAG tgcTACCTCTGTGACAAAGCCTTCGTGAGCGACGTCTTCCTGCGAGCCCACGTGCAGCGCCGGCACGCGGAGGCCACCGAAGCAG GCTTTGCAGAAAGGCAGAAGGTGAAGCGGGTGGAGCAAATGGAGCAGGAGGTTGAGGAGCTGAAGGAGAAGCTGCGTgagacacagcagcagctggcagcagagagggaggcGGAGAAGCTGCACAGGGAGCAG gaaaaagagagagctcACCAGCGagaagaggagagcaggagagatTTGGAAAGGtggaaagaggaggagaggacGAAGCTGCACGCAGAGATGGATGGCCTGAGGCAGCTCTTCCTTGGGGAGCTGAAGGATGTtgccagcaggagcagtgcAATGGAAGGG aaactgcaggagctgcaggccagAGAGGCAGCAGTGTCCAGGCTGGGGACCCTGCAGGACGATGACTCCGAGGAGATGCAGTGGCAGACACCAAGCCGGACAGAGCAGGAGAGGACAGCAGTGCAG ACCAAGCTGCTGTCTGCAAACAAGCCTGAAG TGACCCGGCAGGTGACCAAAGTGCTGGCTGCTGAAGAATCCTCAGAAGAAGGTGG GGAGGAGGATGCCCTGGGTGGGAGGCAGAGGCTGTTGGAAGCCCTGAGGAGAAACCCAAACCTCCTGAAGAAGTTTCGGCCCATCCTGGAGGAAGCGCTGGAGGAAAAACTGGAGAGCATGGGCATCACGAGG GTGGTGACCGGGATCTCCACTCAGACCTACCAGCACCTCCGGGCCGTGGTcaggcttcagcagcagcagagggctgTGAAATTTCCTGGTCTCCTCCACCTAAGGAGTGAGCTGATCCAAGCGGTGATGAAGAAAGTCAAGCAACGCAAGAAGCCTGGCATTGCTGCCCCTCGGCAGCTCTCCATCATCCCAG GGACAGCCGTGTCCACAAGGGAGAAGCCCGTGGAGAGACGCCTGGTTGCAACCACACGGAGACCAGCTGGTGGGGTcagctcctcccagccctga